From the genome of Geobacter sp. SVR, one region includes:
- the trpC gene encoding indole-3-glycerol phosphate synthase TrpC, which produces MTNDTPDVLKKIIEYKRTEIDAARLAVPAEELRARILDLEDSPRGFERHLREAAVSGWTAVIAEVKKGSPSKGIIRDDFDPLEIAGIYQENGATCLSVLTDERFFMGHLRFLHLIRESVSLPLLRKDFIIDPYQIHEARAAGADAILLIASCLELTQLKDFHALARELHLDVLLEVHDETEMEMANETGCSLVGVNNRNLRTFVTDLGTTGRLAGMMPAGGLLVAESGITCRRDIEALTAAGAGAFLIGESLMREKDIGKKLRELINA; this is translated from the coding sequence ATGACCAACGATACACCTGACGTCCTCAAGAAGATCATCGAATACAAGCGTACCGAGATAGATGCCGCCCGCCTGGCGGTGCCGGCTGAGGAACTGCGCGCCCGCATCCTCGACCTGGAGGATAGTCCGCGCGGCTTCGAGCGGCACCTGCGCGAAGCCGCCGTCTCGGGCTGGACCGCGGTCATTGCCGAGGTCAAGAAAGGCTCCCCCAGCAAGGGGATCATCCGGGACGATTTCGACCCGCTCGAAATTGCCGGGATCTATCAGGAGAATGGCGCCACCTGTCTCTCCGTTCTGACCGACGAGCGTTTCTTCATGGGGCACCTGCGCTTTCTGCACCTGATTCGGGAATCGGTTTCACTGCCGCTTTTGCGCAAGGATTTCATCATCGATCCCTACCAGATCCATGAAGCCCGCGCTGCCGGAGCCGACGCCATCCTGCTGATCGCTTCCTGTCTGGAGCTGACGCAACTGAAGGATTTTCACGCCCTGGCGCGGGAGCTGCACTTGGATGTGCTGCTGGAGGTCCACGACGAGACTGAAATGGAAATGGCCAACGAAACCGGATGCAGCCTGGTCGGCGTCAATAACCGGAATCTGAGGACCTTTGTCACGGACCTGGGCACAACCGGCCGCCTGGCCGGGATGATGCCCGCAGGAGGGCTGCTGGTGGCTGAAAGCGGCATCACCTGCCGTAGGGACATCGAGGCCCTGACCGCGGCCGGCGCCGGGGCCTTCCTGATCGGCGAGTCGCTTATGAGGGAAAAGGATATCGGAAAGAAATTGCGGGAACTGATCAATGCCTGA